The Carassius gibelio isolate Cgi1373 ecotype wild population from Czech Republic chromosome B14, carGib1.2-hapl.c, whole genome shotgun sequence genome has a segment encoding these proteins:
- the tbx22 gene encoding T-box transcription factor TBX22, whose product MQALFTDDPEERCKKMKVEDLKKHRDAPAETFIDKQDQRRNNKKKSVKPSRSAGTECEAAREVGVDLEGSDLWKRFDEIGTEMIITKAGRRMFPSLRIKVHNLDPHQQYSIAMDITPVDSKRYRYVYHSSQWMVAGNTDHSCLPPRLYVHPDSPSSGHSWMRQIISFDRVKLTNNEMDDKGHIVLKSMHKYRPRIHVIELSPVQTLVSLPEDGVCSFSFPETQFITVTAYQNQQITKLKIDRNPFAKGFRERDGGVLGSYAWHSPFNLHFKSIAMELPGMFHLVIISDQMFINSSLH is encoded by the exons ATGCAGGCGCTCTTCACAGATGATCCAGAGGAAAGATGCAAGAAGATGAAGGTGGAAGATCTGAAGAAGCACAGAGACGCACCGGCAGAAACTTTCATCGACAAACAGG ATCAGCGAAGAAACAATAAGAAGAAAAGCGTGAAGCCCAGCAGATCTGCAGGCACAGAATGTGAAGCTGCGAGAGAAGTCGGAGTAGATCTTGAAGGATCTGACCTGTGGAAGAGATTTGATGAGATCGGCACAGAGATGATCATCACTAAAGCTGGGAG GAGAATGTTCCCCTCGCTCCGAATCAAGGTGCACAATCTGGACCCCCACCAGCAATACTCCATTGCCATGGACATCACGCCTGTGGACTCGAAGAGATACAG GTATGTGTACCACAGCTCTCAGTGGATGGTGGCTGGGAACACGGATCATTCCTGCCTTCCTCCTCGTCTGTATGTCCACCCGGACTCGCCGTCTTCAGGACACAGCTGGATGAGACAGATCATCAGCTTCGATCGAGTCAAACTCACCAACAACGAGATGGATGACAAAGGCCAT ATCGTCCTGAAGTCGATGCACAAGTACAGGCCCCGCATACACGTGATTGAGCTCAGTCCTGTCCAGACTCTGGTGTCTCTGCCGGAGGATGGCGTCTGCTCCTTCTCCTTCCCTGAGACTCAGTTCATCACAGTCACAGCCTACCAGAACCAGCAG ATAACAAAACTGAAGATCGACAGGAATCCGTTTGCCAAGGGCTTCAGGGAACGAGATGG AGGCGTGCTGGGGTCGTATGCATGGCACAGTCCTTTTAACCTCCACTTCAAATCTATTGCTATGGAGCTACCGGGTATGTTTCATCTAGTCATCATTTCAGATCAGATGTTCATTAACAGTAGTTTGCATTAA